In Bifidobacterium sp. ESL0775, the following are encoded in one genomic region:
- the gcvH gene encoding glycine cleavage system protein GcvH has protein sequence MSENNMNDTEIDDTTEATAKPVSLDVPDHLQYSGDHAWVDDAEGIAVIGITEYAANQMGEIVYVDLPEPGTPVRAGDEIVEMESAKTVQNLISPVEGTVRYVNQAVADDPQVINNDPYGEGWILKVELDDDEPELMDAEQYAAMVRRAQ, from the coding sequence ATGAGCGAAAACAACATGAACGACACCGAGATCGACGACACCACCGAAGCCACCGCCAAACCCGTTTCCTTGGACGTGCCTGACCATCTGCAGTATTCCGGCGACCATGCGTGGGTCGATGACGCCGAGGGGATTGCCGTCATCGGCATCACCGAATACGCGGCCAACCAGATGGGCGAGATCGTCTATGTCGATCTGCCGGAACCCGGCACCCCGGTGCGCGCCGGCGATGAGATCGTCGAGATGGAAAGCGCCAAGACGGTCCAGAACCTCATCTCGCCGGTCGAGGGCACCGTCCGATACGTCAACCAGGCGGTCGCCGACGATCCGCAGGTCATCAACAACGACCCTTACGGTGAGGGCTGGATCCTCAAAGTGGAGCTCGACGATGACGAGCCGGAGCTGATGGACGCCGAGCAGTATGCCGCCATGGTTCGTCGCGCCCAATGA
- a CDS encoding L,D-transpeptidase, whose product MISSDSEPEALTSELSQADIAALGVDAPAKHEGHGKRHLPIIIAAVVLVVLIVALVAAFFGTRWYYKDKAAPGVHLGNVAVAGQDAAQLKQTVDREAKNSKVLVSDGQGKKTTANFKDFGVTVNVDKTVQNLLAAKGDGASRVIPFSKSNVKLVAKVTDLPIDTYLTNAFVKDNEKAVPSSIAFNGSNAFVVQAGRGGRAPELSSVKRCVNALIADPGQVQTAKITYKNVDTPISQNTAEAAAASANKLLANKIVINNGDASKFEVPVAQLASWIKPDADLAKGTITLDIDKDAITNYLNMEMPKELNQEMVSQQDIIDTAGNVLLTTTKGVDGVKIKDVGPVADQVYSALTSSQPATIQAAADITKFDVKQTKPQMRLVVDKSSQTVTVYKDDQVVQTFPVCTGRADHQTSTGTYVINLRYATQTMRGPDYVTPGVPWISYFNGGQGFHGAPWNPTGISTGDPAGHGSHGCVNMNVSDAKWIYDNCPQGSLVQVVGGQPTGPVR is encoded by the coding sequence GTGATCAGCAGCGATAGCGAGCCTGAGGCATTGACGAGCGAGCTCAGCCAAGCCGATATCGCAGCCCTGGGTGTCGATGCCCCGGCAAAGCATGAGGGTCATGGCAAGCGGCATCTGCCGATTATCATCGCGGCCGTGGTGCTCGTGGTCCTTATCGTGGCGTTGGTCGCCGCGTTCTTCGGCACTCGTTGGTATTACAAAGATAAGGCGGCCCCGGGCGTTCATCTGGGCAATGTCGCGGTGGCGGGGCAGGACGCCGCGCAGCTGAAGCAAACGGTTGACCGTGAGGCGAAGAACTCGAAGGTCCTCGTCTCCGACGGCCAAGGCAAAAAGACGACCGCGAATTTCAAGGATTTCGGTGTCACCGTCAATGTTGACAAGACGGTCCAGAACCTGTTGGCGGCGAAAGGCGACGGCGCGAGCCGCGTCATCCCGTTCTCGAAATCGAATGTCAAGCTGGTCGCCAAGGTCACGGATCTGCCGATCGACACCTATCTGACCAACGCGTTCGTCAAAGACAACGAAAAGGCCGTTCCCTCGTCCATCGCCTTCAACGGAAGCAACGCCTTCGTGGTGCAGGCCGGCCGTGGCGGTCGCGCGCCCGAGCTGAGCAGCGTCAAGCGTTGCGTCAACGCTCTGATCGCCGATCCCGGCCAGGTGCAGACCGCGAAAATCACCTACAAGAACGTCGACACCCCCATTTCGCAGAACACCGCGGAAGCGGCCGCCGCGTCGGCCAACAAGCTGTTGGCCAACAAGATCGTCATCAACAACGGCGACGCGAGCAAATTCGAGGTGCCTGTGGCGCAACTCGCCTCGTGGATCAAGCCTGACGCCGATCTGGCGAAAGGCACCATCACGCTCGACATCGACAAAGACGCCATCACCAATTACCTCAACATGGAGATGCCCAAAGAGCTCAATCAGGAGATGGTCAGCCAGCAGGACATCATCGACACCGCGGGCAATGTGTTGCTGACCACGACCAAAGGCGTCGATGGCGTCAAGATCAAGGACGTGGGCCCGGTGGCCGATCAGGTCTACAGCGCCTTGACCTCCTCTCAGCCTGCCACCATTCAGGCGGCGGCCGACATCACCAAATTCGACGTCAAGCAGACCAAGCCGCAGATGAGGCTCGTGGTCGACAAATCCTCCCAGACCGTCACCGTCTACAAGGACGACCAAGTGGTGCAGACCTTCCCGGTGTGCACGGGCAGGGCCGACCACCAGACGAGCACGGGGACCTACGTCATCAACCTGCGCTACGCCACGCAGACCATGCGCGGGCCGGATTATGTGACTCCCGGTGTGCCTTGGATCAGCTATTTCAATGGTGGACAGGGCTTCCATGGCGCTCCTTGGAATCCCACCGGCATCAGCACGGGCGACCCGGCCGGCCACGGCTCGCATGGTTGCGTCAACATGAACGTGTCCGATGCCAAGTGGATTTATGACAACTGCCCGCAAGGTTCGCTAGTGCAGGTTGTGGGCGGCCAGCCCACTGGTCCGGTGAGGTAA
- the nudC gene encoding NAD(+) diphosphatase — translation MAASFSSLALTQVLPFLPLAQGDIDYQTDRRGEPGLIDAVLAQTGTTVVFVRDGLVAVPDGQAARVDYETAKIRLAEVPGEYVLRGFGGALGDSEETGVIAMFLGSYGVGTAHPQAVVALDVSGLADAAEANGDDHAGASSSTVLPTVLKRALERFDWVSLRGFAAHGSARQVGQATTAVALCMWHASQRHCPRCGSPVRPANAGWAQRCVNEGCPSHRSLLFPRIEPAVIVSIVDGQGRLLLQHNKAWKNPTRYSVCAGFVEAGENLEHACRREASEETGLKLGELKYLGSQPWPFPASLMVAFKARALGTDIDVDNRETVDARFFTRDEFADALTEGRVAWPGKSTVARYMIEEWYGQKL, via the coding sequence ATGGCTGCTTCGTTCTCATCGTTGGCATTGACTCAGGTGCTGCCGTTTTTACCGCTTGCGCAGGGCGACATCGATTACCAGACCGATCGTAGGGGTGAGCCGGGGCTGATCGACGCGGTGCTCGCGCAGACGGGGACGACGGTCGTTTTCGTGCGTGACGGCCTCGTGGCGGTGCCCGACGGACAGGCGGCCCGGGTCGATTACGAGACCGCGAAGATACGCTTGGCCGAGGTGCCGGGGGAGTATGTCCTGCGCGGGTTTGGCGGCGCGCTTGGCGATTCTGAAGAGACCGGTGTGATCGCCATGTTTCTTGGCAGCTATGGCGTGGGCACGGCGCATCCCCAGGCCGTGGTCGCCCTCGATGTGTCCGGGTTGGCGGATGCCGCCGAGGCGAATGGCGATGACCATGCCGGCGCGTCCTCCTCGACGGTTTTGCCGACGGTGCTGAAACGGGCGCTGGAACGTTTTGACTGGGTCTCTCTGCGGGGCTTCGCCGCGCATGGCTCGGCGCGTCAGGTCGGGCAGGCCACCACCGCTGTGGCGTTGTGCATGTGGCACGCCTCGCAGCGTCATTGCCCGCGATGCGGTTCCCCGGTGCGTCCCGCCAATGCCGGATGGGCCCAGCGATGCGTCAATGAAGGCTGCCCATCACACCGCTCGCTGCTGTTCCCGCGTATCGAGCCGGCGGTCATCGTCTCCATCGTCGACGGCCAGGGCCGGCTGCTTTTGCAGCATAACAAGGCATGGAAGAATCCCACCCGCTACTCGGTCTGCGCGGGGTTCGTCGAGGCGGGCGAGAACCTCGAGCATGCCTGCCGGCGCGAAGCCAGCGAGGAGACCGGGCTGAAACTGGGGGAGCTCAAATACCTGGGTTCGCAGCCCTGGCCTTTCCCGGCCTCGTTGATGGTTGCGTTCAAGGCCCGTGCGCTGGGCACCGATATTGATGTGGACAACCGTGAGACGGTCGATGCCCGTTTCTTCACGCGCGACGAGTTCGCCGATGCCCTCACCGAGGGCCGGGTGGCCTGGCCGGGGAAATCGACCGTCGCCCGCTACATGATCGAGGAATGGTATGGACAGAAATTGTAA
- a CDS encoding alpha/beta hydrolase: protein MNIRISNKIYRSGKGVPLILLHAFPVDARMWDDCAASLIRLGDERGIAPFPIWASDVPGAGDASIPDAHATGPIADDGAYAEAMDKVAEAYVSVLHITGHDKAIWAGLSMGGYIAMDIQRLYPETVAGLALCDTTTAADSPQARANRLKIAETCESDNTVEPVMHFARPQSGDSTIKRSQRFQDLLAGWIHDQRPEGLAWRERMAAGRVDTTDQLSRVTAPAAIVSGRNDPSSPPEKMRPIAAAMTSTQVAFTAIPDCGHFSAVEHPDAVANALLDLVERV from the coding sequence ATGAATATTCGCATCAGCAATAAGATCTATCGTTCCGGGAAAGGCGTTCCGCTCATCCTGCTGCACGCCTTCCCGGTGGACGCGAGAATGTGGGATGATTGCGCGGCGAGCCTGATCAGATTGGGCGATGAGCGCGGGATCGCCCCGTTCCCCATTTGGGCGTCGGATGTGCCGGGCGCGGGCGACGCCTCGATTCCCGATGCCCATGCCACCGGTCCGATCGCCGATGACGGCGCCTACGCCGAGGCGATGGACAAGGTGGCCGAGGCCTACGTTTCCGTGCTGCATATCACCGGTCACGACAAGGCCATCTGGGCCGGGCTTTCGATGGGCGGCTATATCGCGATGGATATCCAGCGCCTGTATCCCGAAACTGTCGCTGGACTTGCCTTGTGCGACACCACCACCGCTGCGGATAGTCCTCAAGCACGTGCAAACCGACTGAAAATCGCCGAGACCTGCGAAAGCGACAACACCGTCGAGCCGGTGATGCATTTCGCGCGTCCGCAATCTGGCGATTCCACCATCAAACGGAGCCAGCGGTTCCAGGATCTGCTGGCCGGTTGGATTCACGACCAGCGTCCGGAAGGGTTGGCCTGGCGCGAGCGCATGGCCGCCGGACGCGTTGACACCACCGACCAGTTGTCGCGTGTCACTGCTCCCGCCGCGATTGTCAGTGGGCGGAACGATCCTTCGAGCCCGCCCGAGAAGATGCGTCCGATCGCCGCGGCCATGACCTCCACGCAGGTCGCCTTCACCGCGATACCGGATTGCGGGCATTTCAGCGCGGTGGAGCATCCCGATGCCGTGGCGAATGCACTGCTTGATCTGGTCGAGCGCGTCTGA
- a CDS encoding NUDIX hydrolase family protein has product MPVLNDEVPDEGDFDAGRRRGEFDGITPEDFVRGGSNGNPPGWLSPHDIDEARAKLPIVYVEVVPVRCDDMGRIAEVGSLLRVRDSGSVERTLITGRILFHETIREAIARNIAKDLGDLALPILPASLQPFTVAEFFPTPGISEFYDPRQHAIALCYVVQISGDCKPLDRTLDVEWCDVESKRLDTFVDQMSGGHGQIIRRALSWAGVGE; this is encoded by the coding sequence ATGCCAGTCTTGAATGATGAAGTGCCCGACGAGGGCGATTTCGATGCGGGGCGGCGCCGTGGCGAGTTCGACGGCATCACGCCCGAGGATTTCGTGCGCGGAGGCAGCAACGGCAACCCTCCCGGGTGGCTTTCGCCGCATGACATCGATGAGGCGCGCGCCAAGCTGCCCATCGTCTATGTCGAGGTGGTTCCCGTGCGCTGCGACGACATGGGCCGTATCGCCGAAGTCGGCTCGCTGCTCCGCGTGCGCGACAGCGGCTCGGTGGAACGCACGCTGATCACCGGCCGCATTCTCTTCCACGAGACCATCCGCGAAGCCATCGCCCGCAACATCGCCAAGGACCTCGGCGATCTCGCCCTGCCGATCCTGCCCGCGAGCCTGCAGCCCTTCACGGTGGCGGAGTTCTTCCCGACCCCCGGCATCTCGGAGTTCTATGACCCGCGCCAGCACGCCATCGCGCTGTGCTATGTGGTGCAGATCTCCGGCGACTGCAAGCCGCTTGACCGCACGTTGGACGTCGAATGGTGCGACGTGGAGAGCAAGCGGCTCGACACGTTCGTCGACCAGATGTCGGGTGGACACGGCCAGATCATCCGCCGTGCGCTCTCGTGGGCCGGCGTGGGTGAGTAG
- the trxA gene encoding thioredoxin: MATQTLTAKNFEETITNNELVLVDFWATWCGPCKAFGPVYEKASEANPDIVFGKVDIDQNQELATAAEIQAVPTLMIAKKGQIIFKQAGALRASDLDEVIKQARALDVNAKEDANA; encoded by the coding sequence ATGGCAACGCAGACTTTGACGGCAAAGAACTTTGAAGAGACCATCACCAACAACGAGCTGGTCCTGGTGGATTTCTGGGCCACCTGGTGCGGCCCGTGCAAGGCCTTCGGCCCGGTCTATGAGAAGGCCAGCGAGGCCAACCCCGACATCGTCTTCGGCAAGGTCGACATCGACCAGAACCAGGAGCTTGCCACGGCGGCCGAGATCCAGGCCGTTCCCACGCTGATGATCGCCAAGAAAGGCCAGATCATCTTCAAGCAGGCCGGTGCCCTGCGCGCCTCCGACCTGGATGAGGTCATCAAGCAGGCCCGCGCCCTTGATGTCAACGCCAAGGAAGACGCGAACGCCTGA
- a CDS encoding G5 domain-containing protein: protein MAKANHRKQTKTLRSLSKRQWIKIAASATAVVALVGGSVFAVHAHNAQQSSLNRITSYSATDANALGVSRGADREDLRGGKAGDTYVTVKINGKNRAVVGSHFTDVKSVLDQGDITLETGDVVKPDLKTKVKESTVITIERADANLETSDSPIGFNVVTKETSDLPKGQQKVQTEGQEGVMETTSLVTKAGKKTVSSNVFTSFVKQAPVDKVILIGTGSNSSVSSAAANIGSTVPVGDMQQWAHDYLLSTGGSEADFTATVYIISHESGWRINAQNPSGAYGLPQALPGSKMSSAGADWATNYQTQLKWFWGYCNGRYGSVQGAYNHWLSAHSY from the coding sequence ATGGCTAAGGCTAACCACCGTAAGCAGACCAAGACCTTGAGGTCGCTGAGCAAGCGCCAGTGGATCAAGATCGCGGCGTCAGCGACAGCGGTCGTGGCATTGGTGGGCGGCAGCGTGTTCGCCGTTCATGCCCATAATGCGCAGCAGAGTTCCCTGAATCGCATCACCTCGTATTCGGCCACCGACGCCAACGCGCTCGGCGTCTCCCGCGGCGCTGACCGTGAGGACCTGCGCGGCGGCAAGGCCGGCGACACCTACGTCACCGTCAAGATCAACGGCAAGAACCGCGCCGTGGTCGGCTCGCATTTCACCGACGTCAAGTCCGTTCTTGATCAGGGCGACATCACCCTTGAGACCGGCGATGTCGTCAAGCCCGACCTTAAGACCAAGGTCAAGGAATCCACCGTCATCACCATCGAACGTGCGGACGCGAATCTCGAGACCTCCGACTCCCCCATCGGTTTCAACGTCGTGACCAAGGAGACTTCGGACCTGCCCAAGGGCCAGCAGAAAGTGCAGACCGAAGGCCAGGAAGGCGTGATGGAGACCACGAGCCTGGTGACCAAGGCCGGCAAGAAGACCGTCTCCTCCAACGTGTTCACTTCATTTGTCAAGCAGGCGCCTGTCGACAAGGTCATTCTTATAGGCACCGGCTCTAATTCGAGCGTCTCCAGCGCAGCCGCGAACATCGGCTCCACGGTTCCTGTCGGCGACATGCAGCAGTGGGCGCATGATTACCTGCTTTCCACCGGCGGCTCGGAAGCCGACTTCACCGCCACCGTCTACATCATCAGCCATGAATCCGGCTGGCGTATCAACGCGCAGAACCCTTCCGGCGCTTACGGACTTCCGCAGGCCTTGCCGGGCAGCAAGATGTCGAGCGCCGGCGCCGATTGGGCGACCAACTACCAGACCCAGCTCAAGTGGTTCTGGGGCTACTGCAACGGCCGCTACGGCAGCGTACAAGGCGCCTACAACCACTGGCTGAGCGCGCACAGCTACTGA
- the galE gene encoding UDP-glucose 4-epimerase GalE, translating to MTTVLVTGGAGYIGTHTDVELLNKGYDVISVDNYVNSVPEALDRVKTITGKEVKRYDGDVRDEELMNRIFEENDVDWVIHFAGLKAVGESVAKPIEYYDNNLTGTMVLLKTMRDHGVKKIIFSSSATVYGAAEHLPLTEESPVGGTTNPYGTSKLFQEQILRDVYVADDTWTIVLLRYFNPVGAHASGLLGEDPKGIPANLTPYIAKVALGELKEVQVYGDDYPTPDGTGVRDYIHVVDLAKGHVAVIDKIEKPGVYTYNLGTGHGYSVLEVIKAYEKAAGHKIPYVIKPRRPGDIAACYADSSKAERELGWKAELGIDEMAASSLNWQTKNPKGFRKD from the coding sequence ATGACAACTGTGTTGGTTACCGGGGGAGCCGGATATATCGGCACGCACACCGACGTGGAGCTGCTGAACAAGGGCTATGACGTCATCAGCGTCGACAATTACGTCAATTCAGTGCCGGAAGCGCTTGACCGTGTCAAGACGATCACCGGCAAGGAAGTCAAGCGTTACGACGGCGATGTGCGCGATGAAGAGCTGATGAACCGCATCTTCGAAGAGAACGATGTCGACTGGGTCATCCACTTCGCGGGCCTCAAGGCTGTGGGCGAGTCCGTCGCCAAGCCGATCGAGTACTACGACAACAACCTCACCGGCACGATGGTGCTGCTGAAGACGATGCGCGACCACGGCGTCAAGAAGATCATCTTCTCCTCGTCCGCCACCGTCTATGGCGCGGCCGAACACCTGCCGCTCACCGAGGAGAGCCCCGTCGGCGGCACCACCAACCCGTATGGCACCTCCAAGCTTTTCCAGGAGCAAATCCTGCGCGACGTTTACGTTGCCGACGACACCTGGACGATCGTGCTGCTGCGCTACTTCAACCCGGTCGGCGCCCACGCCTCTGGCCTCTTGGGCGAGGATCCGAAGGGCATTCCCGCCAACCTCACCCCCTACATCGCCAAGGTGGCGCTGGGCGAGCTCAAGGAAGTTCAGGTCTACGGCGACGATTACCCGACCCCGGACGGTACTGGCGTGCGCGATTACATCCACGTCGTTGATTTGGCCAAGGGCCACGTCGCGGTGATCGACAAGATTGAGAAGCCGGGTGTCTACACTTATAACCTCGGCACCGGCCATGGCTACTCCGTTCTCGAGGTCATCAAGGCCTACGAGAAGGCCGCCGGGCATAAGATTCCGTACGTCATCAAGCCGCGTCGCCCCGGCGACATCGCGGCCTGCTACGCGGATTCCTCGAAGGCCGAACGTGAGCTGGGTTGGAAGGCCGAGCTGGGCATCGACGAGATGGCCGCTTCCTCCCTCAACTGGCAGACCAAGAACCCCAAGGGCTTCCGCAAGGACTGA